A genomic region of Equus caballus isolate H_3958 breed thoroughbred chromosome 1, TB-T2T, whole genome shotgun sequence contains the following coding sequences:
- the CHMP4A gene encoding charged multivesicular body protein 4a — protein MGSSAPLDDVVAVPQGGIGRGQSPRDETGPSPRARRKCAGRRGAQAGEAGVAMSGLGRLFGRGKKEKGPTPEEAIQKLKETEKILIKKQEFLEHKIQQELQTAKKHGTKNKRAALQALRRKKRLEQQLAQIDGTLSTLEFQREAIENATTNVEVLRTMELAAQGMKKAYQDMDIDKVDELMADITEQQEVAQQISDAISRPLGFGEDVDEDELLEELEQLEQEESARELLPVDDKEEEPPVKLPSVPTHVPAEPAPEADEDAEALKQLATWVS, from the exons ATGGGCTCGTCTGCGCCTCTTGATGATGTCGTCGCGGTGCCCCAAGGAGGGATTGGCCGAGGCCAGTCTCCGCGTGATGAGACAGGACCCTCCCCGAGAGCAAGGCGGAAGTGTGCGGGCCGCCGCGGGGCGCAGGCGGGAGAGGCTGGGGTCGCGATGAGTGGGCTCGGCCGACTCTTCGGGAGGG ggaagaaggagaaggggccCACCCCTGAAGAGGCAATACAGAAACTGAAGGAGACGGAGAAGATACTGATCAAGAAACAGGAGTTTCTGGAGCACAAGATTCAACAGGAGCTACAAACGGCCAAGAAGCATGGCACCAAGAATAAGAGAG CCGCCCTACAGGCTTTGCGGAGGAAGAAAAGACTGGAACAGCAGCTGGCACAAATTGACGGGACATTATCCACCCTGGAGTTTCAGCGTGAGGCCATTGAGAATGCCACCACCAATGTCGAAGTGCTTCGTACCATGGAGCTTGCTGCCCAAGGCATGAAGAAAGCCTACCAGGACAT GGACATTGACAAGGTGGATGAACTGATGGCTGACATCACAGAACAGCAGGAGGTGGCCCAGCAGATCTCAGATGCCATTTCTCGGCCTTTGGgctttggagaggatgtggatgaG GATGAACTGTTGGAGGAGCTAGAGCAGCTGGAGCAGGAGGAATCAGCCCGGGAGTTGTTACCTGTGGATGATAAGGAGGAAGAACCTCCAGTCAAACTACCCAGTGTACCCACCCATGTGCCAGCAGAGCCAG
- the MDP1 gene encoding magnesium-dependent phosphatase 1 — MAQLPKLAVFDLDYTLWPFWVDTHVDPPFHKGSDGAVRDRRGQTVRLYPEVPEVLERLQGLGVPVAAASRTSETEGANQLLELFDLVRYFVHREIYPGSKVTHFKRLQQKTGVLFSQMIFFDDEKRNIVDVGKLGVTCIHVRNGMSLHTLTQGLETFTKAQAGP; from the exons ATGGCGCAGCTCCCGAAGCTGGCGGTCTTCGATCTGG ATTACACGCTCTGGCCTTTCTGGGTGGACACGCACGTAGACCCCCCGTTCCACAAGGGCAG TGATGGAGCTGTACGAGACAGGCGGGGCCAAACCGTCCGACTGTACCCAGAGGTGCCTGAGGTCCTGGAACGATTGCAGGGCCTTGGGGTGCCCGTCGCGGCCGCTTCCCG GACAAGTGAGACTGAAGGTGCCAACCAGCTACTGGAGCTCTTTGACCTTGTCAGATACTTTGTTCATCGCGAAATCTATCCAGGCAGCAAGGTCACACACTTTAAGAG GTTGCAGCAGAAGACTGGAGTTCTTTTCTCCCAGATGATCTTCTTTGATGATGAGAAGCGGAATATTGTAGATGTCGGCAAACTGG gtgTTACCTGCATTCATGTGCGGAATGGCATGAGTCTTCACACCCTAACTCAAGGCTTAGAGACATTTACAAAGGCCCAAGCTGGACCCTGA
- the NEDD8 gene encoding NEDD8: protein MLIKVKTLTGKEIEIDIEPTDKVERIKERVEEKEGIPPQQQRLIYSGKQMNDEKTAADYKILGGSVLHLVLALRGGGGLRQ, encoded by the exons ACGCTGACCGGAAAGGAGATTGAGATTGACATTGAACCCACAGACAAG GTGGAGCGAATCAAGGAGCGtgtggaagagaaagagggaatcCCCCCACAGCAGCAGCGGCTTATCTACAGTGGTAAACAGAT GAATGATGAGAAGACAGCAGCTGATTACAAGATCCTAGGCGGTTCAGTCCTCCATCTGGTGTTGGCTCTGAGAGGAGGCGGTGGTCTTAGGCAGTGA